The Lactuca sativa cultivar Salinas chromosome 2, Lsat_Salinas_v11, whole genome shotgun sequence genome includes a window with the following:
- the LOC111882083 gene encoding 2-methylpropanoate--CoA ligase CCL4, translating to MEALRNPNGANSSPLTPLGFLERAATVFGDSPSLVYNHLTYTWSDTFRRCLRVASSISILGIGKGDVVSVLAPNIPATYELHFAITMTGAVINTINTRLDGRTVSIILHHSESKLVFVDHHLTRLIQEAVSLLPDGCAHPPQVLITEDGSLSDGFINTYEGMVETGDPGFEWIRPESDWDPMTLTYTSGTTSSPKGVVHSHRGVFIVAVDSLIEWGVPKQPVYLWTLPMFHSNGWTYVWGMAVVGATNVCLRRFDASIVYTAIRDHNVTHMCGAPVVLNMLSNGEPLDHTVHIMTGGAPPPGKVLLRMESLGFDVTHVYGLTEMGGPVVACSWKKQWNQLPATERARFKARQGVRTMGMTAVDILDPVSGVSVPRDGLTQGEIVMRGACVMLGYLKDPESTAKCIRDRWFYTGDIGVMHPDGYLEIKDRSKDIIISGGENISSLEVESVLYMHPAVNEAAVVGRPDEFWGETPCAFVSLKDDDEGKPLPTPMEIIEFCKAKMPGYMVPKLVVLKDELPKTSTGKIQKYVLREFTKTM from the coding sequence ATGGAGGCATTAAGGAATCCTAATGGTGCAAACTCAAGCCCTCTTACTCCTCTTGGATTTCTTGAGAGGGCAGCCACCGTATTTGGTGACTCTCCCTCGCTCGTCTACAACCATCTCACCTACACATGGTCTGATACATTTCGTCGATGTCTACGTGTAGCTTCATCCATCTCCATTCTAGGGATCGGGAAAGGCGACGTAGTGTCGGTGCTTGCACCAAATATCCCTGCCACTTATGAGCTTCATTTTGCAATCACCATGACAGGCGCCGTAATCAACACCATTAACACCCGTTTAGATGGCCGAACTGTCTCAATAATCCTCCATCACAGCGAGTCCAAGCTCGTCTTTGTAGACCACCACTTAACCCGTCTTATTCAAGAAGCGGTTTCTCTACTGCCGGATGGCTGTGCTCACCCTCCACAGGTTCTAATCACCGAGGATGGTTCTCTTTCGGATGGTTTCATCAATACTTACGAAGGTATGGTTGAAACCGGTGATCCTGGGTTCGAATGGATTCGGCCGGAAAGTGATTGGGATCCAATGACGTTGACTTACACATCAGGAACAACTTCGTCACCCAAAGGCGTCGTCCATAGCCACCGTGGCGTATTCATTGTAGCTGTTGACTCTCTAATTGAGTGGGGGGTACCAAAACAACCAGTTTACTTATGGACGCTTCCAATGTTCCACTCAAACGGGTGGACGTACGTCTGGGGTATGGCAGTCGTTGGTGCCACCAATGTGTGTCTCCGCAGATTTGACGCATCCATCGTATACACTGCAATACGTGACCACAATGTAACGCACATGTGTGGTGCCCCGGTTGTGCTTAACATGTTATCCAACGGCGAACCACTCGACCACACTGTCCATATAATGACCGGCGGAGCACCGCCTCCTGGGAAGGTGCTGTTAAGAATGGAGTCTCTGGGATTCGATGTCACCCATGTATATGGATTGACAGAAATGGGTGGGCCTGTGGTAGCTTGTTCATGGAAGAAACAATGGAACCAACTACCGGCGACTGAGAGAGCTCGATTTAAAGCAAGGCAGGGAGTGAGAACGATGGGGATGACAGCGGTGGATATTTTGGATCCTGTTTCAGGAGTGAGTGTACCTCGGGACGGGTTGACTCAGGGTGAGATAGTGATGAGAGGTGCGTGCGTTATGCTGGGTTACTTGAAGGATCCTGAGTCAACTGCGAAATGTATCAGAGATCGATGGTTTTACACCGGTGACATTGGCGTTATGCACCCAGATGGGTATTTGGAAATCAAAGACAGATCGAAAGACATAATCATAAGTGGTGGAGAAAATATTAGCAGCTTGGAGGTGGAGTCGGTGTTGTACATGCATCCGGCGGTGAATGAGGCGGCTGTGGTTGGACGGCCTGATGAGTTCTGGGGGGAAACGCCGTGTGCGTTCGTGAGTCTGAAGGATGATGATGAGGGGAAACCGCTGCCTACACCGATGGAGATAATTGAGTTTTGTAAAGCGAAGATGCCTGGTTACATGGTGCCAAAGTTGGTGGTTTTAAAGGATGAGCTTCCCAAGACATCTACGGGGAAGATACAGAAGTATGtacttcgagaatttaccaaaaCTATGTGA